The following proteins are encoded in a genomic region of Hippoglossus hippoglossus isolate fHipHip1 chromosome 3, fHipHip1.pri, whole genome shotgun sequence:
- the ppef1 gene encoding serine/threonine-protein phosphatase with EF-hands 1 isoform X1, giving the protein MGCGTSVTTETQGKKVETGAAGLQESAENLSGSKDEAVKTTTPALTMKAAVLIQRWYRRYMARLEMRRRYTWNIFQSIEYAGEQDQLQLSSFFSFMLDNVTQLNGSGPDLISQLLDPLVDPWLDRERCYDQIPVPESYAGPRLSFPLSVSDTNALLSAFKEQQTLHARYVLQLLNETKKLLKQMPNIIHLSTSYINDITICGDLHGRLDDLLLIFYKNGLPSAETPYVFNGDFVDRGKKSMEVVVLLFAYLLLYPDYMHLNRGNHEDHIMNLRYGFTKEVMQKYKTHGHEILQLFQDIFSLLPVATVIDGKILIVHGGISDQTDLDFLSSIERHKLKSALKFPRRSLEQLDIGQSCRQAKRMRLTDASRPSSSRSQSKNQRNQLTPSLRKRQRGFSRQDSAASSSSSSSSSSSSSICSPRTPSCLSPRPCPSSPSMPYTINVLQVPFLDSLSSVPPPAPPPHDREWKQIVDILWSDPKTQAGCSPNTFRGGGCYFGPDVTQRLLLQHGLQLLIRSHECKQEGYELCHGGQVITIFSASNYYEEGSNRGAYIKLGRELVPRFYQYQVSRTTRKLTLTQSRVRVAEGSALRALKEKLFTHRSELVTGFQQFDQNSTGRLSVSEWAQVLESVLRLDLPWRTLRPHLCRLTADGSVEYQSCFEDMSTGIALPTVAPNLAETLFRYRTDIEIIFNIIDKDHSGLISTEEFRHTWRLFSAHLGVDIDDRAIDELARSIDFNKDGSIDFTEFLEAFRVVHKLDNKDQPLKCS; this is encoded by the exons ATGGGATGTGGCACCTCTGTTACCACGGAAACACAAGGGAAGAAAGTGGAAACGGGTGCAGCTGGTTTGCAGGAGAGTGCAGAAAATCTGTCAGGCTCAAAAG ATGAAGCCGTGAAGACGACCACCCCGGCTCTGA ctATGAAGGCGGCAGTTTTGATCCAGCGATGGTACCGGCGCTACATGGCCCGTCTTGAGATGAGACGCAGGTACACGTGGAACATCTTCCAGTCGATAGAGTACGCCGGAGAACAGGACCAGCTGCAG CTCTCCAGTTTCTTCAGTTTCATGCTGGACAACGTCACTCAGCTGAATGGAAGTGGGCCAG ACCTGATCTCCCAGCTGCTGGACCCGCTGGTCGACCCCTGGTTGGACAGAGAGAGGTGCTACGACCAGATCCCCGTTCCGGAGTCGTACGCCGGGCCCCGACTGTCgtttcctctctccgtctctgacACGAACGCTCTGCTCAGTGCATTCAAAGAGCAGCAG ACTCTGCACGCCAGAtatgttctgcagctgctgaacgAGACCAAAAAACTCCTGAAGCAGATGCCCAACATCATCCACCTGTCAACATCCTACATCAATGATATCACAATATGTG GTGATCTACATGGGAGGCTTGATGATTTACTGCTCATATTTTATAAG AACGGCCTCCCCTCTGCGGAGACGCCATATGTGTTTAACGGGGACTTTGTGGACCGTGGGAAAAAGTCAATGGAAGTGGTCGTCCTCCTGTTTGCTTATCTTCTGCTCTACCCCGACTACATGCACCTGAATCGCGGAAACCACGAAGACCACATCATGAATCTCAG ATACGGGTTCACAAAAGAGGTGATGCAGAAGTACAAG aCTCACGGCCACGAGATCCTGCAGCTgtttcaggacattttcagCCTCCTGCCCGTCGCAACGGTCATCGACGGGAAGATCCTGATTGTACATGGAGGAATATCGGACCAGACTGACCTGGACTTCCTCAGCTCCATAGAGAGACACAAG TTGAAATCTGCGCTGAAGTTTCCCCGACGCAGTCTGGAGCAGCTGGACATCGGTCAGTCCTGCAGACAGGCAAAAAGAATGAGATTGACAGACGCCTCTCGTCCCAGCAGCAGTCGAAGCCAAAGCAAGAACCAAAGGAACCAATTAACACCCAGTCTGAG GAAGAGGCAACGTGGGTTCAGCCGACAAGACAGCGCCGCCTccagttcttcctcctcctcctcgtcctcctcctcttccatctgCTCACCTCGGACTCCATCCTGCCTCTCGCCTCGTCCGTGCCCATCTTCTCCCAGCATGCCTTACACCATCAATGTCCTCCAAGTGCCTTTCCTGgactctctgtcctctgttcCCCCTCCCGCACCGCCGCCGCATGATCGGGAATGGAAACAG ATAGTGGACATATTGTGGAGTGACCCCAAAACCCAAGCGGGCTGCAGTCCCAACACgttcagaggaggaggctgctaCTTCGGCCCTGACGTCACCCAGAGGCTGCTGCTCCAACACGGACTCCAGCTGCTCATCAGGTCCCACGAGTGCAAACAGGAGGGATATGAGCTCTGTCACGGTGGACAG GTGATCACCATTTTCTCTGCGTCCAACTACTATGAGGAGGGAAGTAACCGTGGTGCATACATCAAACTGGGGAGGGAGCTGGTTCCCCGCTTCTACCAGTACCAAGTCAGCCGCACAACACGCAAACTCACCCTGACTCAGAG CAGAGTCCGAGTGGCTGAAGGCTCCGCTCTCAGGGCCTTGAAGGAGAAGCTGTTCACCCATCGCTCTGAGCTGGTGACGGGCTTCCAGCAGTTCGACCAGAACAGCACCG GTCGTTTGTCGGTCAGTGAGTGGGCTCAGGTGCTGGAGTCTGTGCTGAGACTGGACCTGCCCTGGAGGACTCTCCGTCCACACTTGTGCCGTCTGACAGCAGATGGCAGTGTGGAGTATCAGTCCTGCTTTGAGGACATGAGCACAGGGATTGCTCTGCCTACG GTCGCTCCAAACTTGGCTGAAACTCTGTTCAGATACAGGACGGACATCGAGATAATATTCAACATTATAGACAAAGACCATTCAG GTCTGATCTCCACCGAGGAGTTCCGTCACACCTGGCGTCTGTTCAGCGCTCACCTGGGCGTTGACATCGACGACAGGGCCATCGATGAGCTGGCTCGCAGTATCGACTTCAACAAGGACGGCAGCATTGACTTTACTGAGTTCCTGGAGGCCTTCAGAGTCGTACACAAACTGGACAACAAGGATCAGCCACTCAAGTGTTCGTGA
- the ppef1 gene encoding serine/threonine-protein phosphatase with EF-hands 1 isoform X2, giving the protein MGCGTSVTTETQGKKVETGAAGLQESAENLSGSKDEAVKTTTPALTMKAAVLIQRWYRRYMARLEMRRRYTWNIFQSIEYAGEQDQLQLSSFFSFMLDNVTQLNGSGPDLISQLLDPLVDPWLDRERCYDQIPVPESYAGPRLSFPLSVSDTNALLSAFKEQQTLHARYVLQLLNETKKLLKQMPNIIHLSTSYINDITICGDLHGRLDDLLLIFYKNGLPSAETPYVFNGDFVDRGKKSMEVVVLLFAYLLLYPDYMHLNRGNHEDHIMNLRYGFTKEVMQKYKTHGHEILQLFQDIFSLLPVATVIDGKILIVHGGISDQTDLDFLSSIERHKLKSALKFPRRSLEQLDIGQSCRQAKRMRLTDASRPSSSRSQSKNQRNQLTPSLRKRQRGFSRQDSAASSSSSSSSSSSSSICSPRTPSCLSPRPCPSSPSMPYTINVLQVPFLDSLSSVPPPAPPPHDREWKQIVDILWSDPKTQAGCSPNTFRGGGCYFGPDVTQRLLLQHGLQLLIRSHECKQEGYELCHGGQVITIFSASNYYEEGSNRGAYIKLGRELVPRFYQYQVSRTTRKLTLTQRVRVAEGSALRALKEKLFTHRSELVTGFQQFDQNSTGRLSVSEWAQVLESVLRLDLPWRTLRPHLCRLTADGSVEYQSCFEDMSTGIALPTVAPNLAETLFRYRTDIEIIFNIIDKDHSGLISTEEFRHTWRLFSAHLGVDIDDRAIDELARSIDFNKDGSIDFTEFLEAFRVVHKLDNKDQPLKCS; this is encoded by the exons ATGGGATGTGGCACCTCTGTTACCACGGAAACACAAGGGAAGAAAGTGGAAACGGGTGCAGCTGGTTTGCAGGAGAGTGCAGAAAATCTGTCAGGCTCAAAAG ATGAAGCCGTGAAGACGACCACCCCGGCTCTGA ctATGAAGGCGGCAGTTTTGATCCAGCGATGGTACCGGCGCTACATGGCCCGTCTTGAGATGAGACGCAGGTACACGTGGAACATCTTCCAGTCGATAGAGTACGCCGGAGAACAGGACCAGCTGCAG CTCTCCAGTTTCTTCAGTTTCATGCTGGACAACGTCACTCAGCTGAATGGAAGTGGGCCAG ACCTGATCTCCCAGCTGCTGGACCCGCTGGTCGACCCCTGGTTGGACAGAGAGAGGTGCTACGACCAGATCCCCGTTCCGGAGTCGTACGCCGGGCCCCGACTGTCgtttcctctctccgtctctgacACGAACGCTCTGCTCAGTGCATTCAAAGAGCAGCAG ACTCTGCACGCCAGAtatgttctgcagctgctgaacgAGACCAAAAAACTCCTGAAGCAGATGCCCAACATCATCCACCTGTCAACATCCTACATCAATGATATCACAATATGTG GTGATCTACATGGGAGGCTTGATGATTTACTGCTCATATTTTATAAG AACGGCCTCCCCTCTGCGGAGACGCCATATGTGTTTAACGGGGACTTTGTGGACCGTGGGAAAAAGTCAATGGAAGTGGTCGTCCTCCTGTTTGCTTATCTTCTGCTCTACCCCGACTACATGCACCTGAATCGCGGAAACCACGAAGACCACATCATGAATCTCAG ATACGGGTTCACAAAAGAGGTGATGCAGAAGTACAAG aCTCACGGCCACGAGATCCTGCAGCTgtttcaggacattttcagCCTCCTGCCCGTCGCAACGGTCATCGACGGGAAGATCCTGATTGTACATGGAGGAATATCGGACCAGACTGACCTGGACTTCCTCAGCTCCATAGAGAGACACAAG TTGAAATCTGCGCTGAAGTTTCCCCGACGCAGTCTGGAGCAGCTGGACATCGGTCAGTCCTGCAGACAGGCAAAAAGAATGAGATTGACAGACGCCTCTCGTCCCAGCAGCAGTCGAAGCCAAAGCAAGAACCAAAGGAACCAATTAACACCCAGTCTGAG GAAGAGGCAACGTGGGTTCAGCCGACAAGACAGCGCCGCCTccagttcttcctcctcctcctcgtcctcctcctcttccatctgCTCACCTCGGACTCCATCCTGCCTCTCGCCTCGTCCGTGCCCATCTTCTCCCAGCATGCCTTACACCATCAATGTCCTCCAAGTGCCTTTCCTGgactctctgtcctctgttcCCCCTCCCGCACCGCCGCCGCATGATCGGGAATGGAAACAG ATAGTGGACATATTGTGGAGTGACCCCAAAACCCAAGCGGGCTGCAGTCCCAACACgttcagaggaggaggctgctaCTTCGGCCCTGACGTCACCCAGAGGCTGCTGCTCCAACACGGACTCCAGCTGCTCATCAGGTCCCACGAGTGCAAACAGGAGGGATATGAGCTCTGTCACGGTGGACAG GTGATCACCATTTTCTCTGCGTCCAACTACTATGAGGAGGGAAGTAACCGTGGTGCATACATCAAACTGGGGAGGGAGCTGGTTCCCCGCTTCTACCAGTACCAAGTCAGCCGCACAACACGCAAACTCACCCTGACTCAGAG AGTCCGAGTGGCTGAAGGCTCCGCTCTCAGGGCCTTGAAGGAGAAGCTGTTCACCCATCGCTCTGAGCTGGTGACGGGCTTCCAGCAGTTCGACCAGAACAGCACCG GTCGTTTGTCGGTCAGTGAGTGGGCTCAGGTGCTGGAGTCTGTGCTGAGACTGGACCTGCCCTGGAGGACTCTCCGTCCACACTTGTGCCGTCTGACAGCAGATGGCAGTGTGGAGTATCAGTCCTGCTTTGAGGACATGAGCACAGGGATTGCTCTGCCTACG GTCGCTCCAAACTTGGCTGAAACTCTGTTCAGATACAGGACGGACATCGAGATAATATTCAACATTATAGACAAAGACCATTCAG GTCTGATCTCCACCGAGGAGTTCCGTCACACCTGGCGTCTGTTCAGCGCTCACCTGGGCGTTGACATCGACGACAGGGCCATCGATGAGCTGGCTCGCAGTATCGACTTCAACAAGGACGGCAGCATTGACTTTACTGAGTTCCTGGAGGCCTTCAGAGTCGTACACAAACTGGACAACAAGGATCAGCCACTCAAGTGTTCGTGA